A stretch of the Mycolicibacterium celeriflavum genome encodes the following:
- a CDS encoding CPBP family intramembrane glutamic endopeptidase — protein MSDQAVLAERPHPLVEQLSALHHVRAYVDIAVVVVVLALTNLIAHFTTPWASVATVPAAAVGLLVLVRSRGLGWAELGLSREHWRSGAGYALAAVGVVLSVIAIGALLPWTRPMFMNNNYATISGALIASMVIIPLQTVIPEELAFRGVLHGALNRAWGFRGVAAAGSLLFGLWHIATSLGLTSSNVGFTRIFGGGVMGTVAGVTLAVAATAVAGFVFTWLRRRSGSLIAPIALHWSLNGLGALAAALVWHLSA, from the coding sequence GTGTCCGACCAAGCCGTGCTAGCCGAGCGTCCGCATCCGCTGGTCGAACAGCTGTCCGCGCTGCATCACGTCCGCGCCTACGTCGATATCGCGGTGGTCGTGGTGGTGCTGGCGTTGACCAACCTGATCGCGCATTTCACCACTCCGTGGGCCAGCGTGGCGACGGTTCCCGCGGCCGCGGTCGGGTTGCTGGTGCTTGTCCGGTCCCGCGGGCTGGGCTGGGCCGAACTCGGCCTGAGCCGCGAACACTGGAGGTCTGGGGCCGGCTACGCGCTGGCGGCCGTCGGGGTGGTGCTGTCGGTGATCGCGATCGGCGCGCTGCTGCCGTGGACGCGACCGATGTTCATGAACAACAACTACGCCACGATCTCCGGCGCGTTGATCGCGTCGATGGTGATCATTCCCCTGCAGACCGTGATCCCCGAGGAGTTGGCCTTTCGGGGGGTGCTGCACGGCGCGTTGAACCGCGCCTGGGGTTTCCGCGGTGTCGCGGCGGCGGGCTCGCTGTTGTTCGGCCTTTGGCATATCGCCACCTCGCTGGGTTTGACCAGCAGTAACGTCGGCTTCACCCGCATCTTCGGCGGCGGGGTGATGGGTACCGTCGCGGGCGTGACGTTGGCGGTGGCCGCCACCGCGGTCGCGGGGTTCGTGTTCACCTGGCTGCGGCGTCGCAGCGGCAGCCTGATCGCGCCGATCGCGCTGCACTGGTCGCTCAACGGGCTCGGCGCCCTGGCTGCCGCGCTGGTGTGGCACCTGTCGGCCTGA
- a CDS encoding zinc-binding alcohol dehydrogenase family protein, translating to MATSTMTAWQVRRPGPVSTRPLERARVEVPRPMPGELLIAVRACGVCRTDLHVAEGDLPVHRRQVIPGHEVVGEVVEVGHGVRAEFAVGDRVGIAWLRHTCGRCRYCIRGAENLCPESRYTGWDADGGYAEFATVPAAYAHPLPAGYSDTELAPLLCAGIIGYRALMRADLPPGGRLGIYGFGGSAHLTAQVAIAQGAEVHVMTRGEAARALALSLGAASAQGATDRPPIALDAAILFAPVGDLVPSALEALDRGGTLAIAGIHLSDIPVLNYQRHLFQERQLRSVTANTRADARAFLAFAGEHRIEVTNPQYPLDRADEALRDLASGRVSGAAVLIV from the coding sequence ATGGCGACCTCGACCATGACCGCGTGGCAGGTTCGACGACCGGGGCCGGTGAGCACTCGGCCACTCGAGCGGGCACGGGTGGAGGTGCCGCGACCGATGCCCGGCGAACTCCTGATCGCAGTGCGGGCATGTGGCGTGTGCCGCACCGACCTTCACGTCGCCGAAGGCGACCTGCCCGTGCATCGCCGACAAGTCATCCCGGGCCATGAGGTGGTCGGCGAAGTGGTCGAGGTGGGCCACGGCGTCAGAGCCGAGTTCGCCGTCGGCGACCGCGTCGGCATCGCATGGCTGCGGCACACCTGCGGGCGATGCCGGTATTGCATCAGAGGCGCCGAGAATCTGTGCCCCGAGTCCCGCTACACCGGCTGGGACGCCGACGGGGGATACGCCGAATTCGCTACTGTGCCAGCGGCATACGCGCATCCGCTGCCGGCCGGCTACTCCGACACCGAACTGGCGCCGCTGCTGTGTGCCGGCATCATCGGCTATCGCGCGCTCATGCGCGCCGACCTGCCGCCCGGCGGACGGTTGGGAATCTACGGGTTCGGTGGCAGCGCGCACCTGACCGCCCAAGTGGCGATCGCGCAGGGCGCCGAAGTGCACGTGATGACCCGCGGGGAGGCCGCCCGCGCGTTGGCGCTGTCCCTGGGCGCCGCCTCGGCTCAGGGCGCGACGGACCGCCCGCCCATCGCGCTCGACGCCGCGATCCTGTTCGCACCCGTCGGGGATCTCGTGCCGTCCGCGCTCGAAGCGCTCGATCGCGGCGGCACGCTGGCCATCGCCGGCATCCACCTCTCCGACATTCCGGTGCTGAACTATCAGCGCCACCTCTTCCAGGAGCGCCAACTGCGATCGGTCACCGCAAACACGCGAGCCGACGCCCGCGCCTTTCTGGCCTTCGCCGGTGAACACCGCATCGAAGTGACAAACCCGCAGTACCCGCTCGATCGGGCCGATGAGGCGCTGCGCGATCTCGCCTCGGGCCGTGTTTCCGGAGCGGCGGTGCTGATCGTCTAG
- a CDS encoding CoA transferase → MSEPLLASVRVLDLGGAESDAVCRLFADLGADVLKIEPPEGSDARHALPAVAGTSVRFAVDNANKRCAVLDPAEPGDHRRLLDLASTADIVVDSGNPRGAARFGTSCAELARRFDHLVALSVTDFGTAGPYAAWRATDPVLYALSTALSRTGPTSGTPVLPPIGLASGTAAVQAAWAALAAYYRRLRDGTGDYIDFSRFEGVLQSLDPPFGSEGQAAVGLKKTTEIWRGRPRNQNIYPIFACTDGHVRVCLLSARQWRGMRAWLGEPEQFADPKFDTIAARYAASRELNALIADFFAPQTMDALVAEGQVRGVPLAAVLTPAEALASEHLRVVGALTAAEFAPGAQVDAPAGPFVVDGHHTGVRWLARSPGADEPRWAGQPSHAPRAEAAVSQRPFDGMRILDLGVIVAGGELGRLFADLGAEVIKIESAAYPDGLRQTPPGQVMSRSWALTHRNEQSLGIDLRTPAGADLFARLVADADAVLANFRPGTLAALGFSYDRLRELNPSIVLAESSAFGSTGPWSARMGYGPLVRATTGITSLWTSADGGFYDATTVFPDHVAARITAIAALAALIRRDRTGGPAHVHVSQAEAAVNQLATRYVTEAARAAQLPVVDDAAVHGVYPCTGDDEWCVISLRTDADREALTSLTDGLDIAEWTRARDKTAVAHALQEAGIPAAPMNRAVDVPADPQVRSRNVFAAMGHPLFEEPMLTETGPAPYTNIPPAEMRPAPMPGEHTRQICRQILGMTDEETDRLIADGALFAYQGRP, encoded by the coding sequence ATGAGCGAGCCACTGCTGGCATCCGTGCGGGTGCTCGATCTGGGCGGTGCTGAATCCGACGCGGTGTGCCGGCTGTTCGCCGACCTCGGCGCCGACGTGCTGAAGATCGAACCGCCGGAGGGGAGCGACGCGCGCCACGCGCTGCCGGCCGTCGCCGGGACGAGTGTGCGGTTCGCGGTGGACAACGCGAACAAGCGCTGCGCGGTCCTCGATCCCGCCGAACCCGGCGACCACCGGCGCCTGCTCGATCTGGCGAGCACCGCCGACATCGTCGTCGACAGCGGAAACCCGCGCGGCGCTGCTCGATTCGGAACGTCGTGCGCCGAGCTGGCGCGACGGTTCGACCATCTCGTGGCGCTGTCGGTCACCGACTTCGGCACCGCAGGCCCGTACGCGGCGTGGCGGGCCACCGACCCGGTGCTCTATGCGCTGTCGACCGCGCTGTCGCGCACCGGACCGACCTCCGGGACTCCGGTGCTGCCGCCCATCGGGCTGGCATCGGGCACGGCCGCAGTGCAGGCGGCGTGGGCGGCGCTGGCCGCCTACTACCGCCGGTTACGCGACGGCACAGGCGATTACATCGACTTCTCGCGATTCGAGGGCGTGCTGCAGTCGCTCGATCCGCCGTTCGGGTCGGAGGGGCAAGCCGCCGTCGGCCTCAAGAAGACCACCGAGATCTGGCGCGGCAGGCCGCGTAACCAGAACATCTACCCAATCTTCGCCTGCACGGACGGACATGTGCGGGTCTGCCTGCTCTCCGCGCGCCAGTGGCGCGGAATGCGCGCCTGGCTGGGCGAACCGGAGCAGTTCGCCGATCCGAAATTCGACACGATCGCCGCGCGGTACGCGGCCTCGCGGGAACTCAACGCGTTGATCGCCGACTTCTTCGCACCGCAGACGATGGATGCCCTGGTGGCGGAGGGGCAGGTGCGGGGAGTGCCGCTCGCCGCGGTACTGACACCGGCGGAGGCGTTGGCCTCCGAGCACCTGCGCGTCGTGGGCGCGTTGACCGCAGCGGAATTCGCGCCCGGAGCTCAGGTCGACGCGCCCGCGGGGCCGTTCGTCGTCGACGGACACCACACCGGGGTGAGGTGGCTGGCCCGGTCTCCCGGGGCCGACGAACCTCGTTGGGCCGGTCAGCCATCGCACGCGCCGCGCGCAGAGGCGGCGGTGAGCCAGCGCCCGTTCGACGGGATGCGGATCCTCGACCTCGGCGTCATCGTCGCCGGGGGCGAACTGGGCCGGTTGTTCGCCGACCTCGGTGCCGAGGTGATCAAGATCGAGAGCGCCGCCTATCCAGACGGGCTGCGGCAGACCCCGCCTGGTCAGGTGATGAGCAGATCATGGGCGTTGACCCACCGCAACGAGCAGAGCCTGGGCATCGACCTGCGCACCCCCGCGGGCGCCGACTTGTTCGCCCGCTTGGTTGCCGATGCCGACGCGGTGCTTGCCAACTTCCGGCCGGGAACACTTGCCGCGCTTGGGTTCTCATACGACCGTCTGCGAGAGCTGAACCCCAGCATCGTGCTCGCCGAGAGCAGCGCCTTCGGCTCGACGGGGCCGTGGAGCGCGCGGATGGGTTACGGGCCGCTGGTGCGCGCGACGACGGGGATCACCTCGCTGTGGACGTCGGCCGACGGCGGATTCTACGACGCGACGACGGTTTTCCCCGACCATGTGGCCGCGCGGATCACCGCGATCGCGGCACTGGCAGCGCTGATCCGGCGCGACCGCACCGGGGGACCCGCGCACGTACACGTCTCACAAGCCGAGGCCGCGGTGAACCAGTTGGCGACGCGTTATGTCACCGAAGCGGCGCGCGCGGCACAACTGCCGGTGGTCGACGACGCTGCCGTGCACGGCGTGTACCCGTGCACGGGCGACGACGAATGGTGCGTGATCTCGCTCCGGACCGATGCCGACCGCGAAGCGTTGACCTCTCTCACCGACGGCCTCGACATCGCCGAGTGGACCCGCGCCCGGGACAAGACGGCGGTGGCGCACGCGCTGCAGGAGGCGGGGATCCCCGCAGCGCCGATGAACCGCGCCGTCGATGTGCCCGCCGACCCGCAGGTACGTTCACGAAACGTGTTCGCCGCCATGGGGCATCCGCTGTTCGAGGAGCCCATGCTCACTGAGACCGGGCCCGCGCCGTACACCAACATTCCGCCCGCGGAGATGCGGCCGGCGCCGATGCCGGGGGAGCACACGCGCCAGATCTGCCGGCAGATCCTCGGCATGACCGACGAGGAAACCGACCGGCTCATCGCCGACGGCGCGCTCTTCGCCTACCAAGGAAGGCCGTGA
- a CDS encoding acetyl-CoA acetyltransferase yields MDPRTPVLAGYGQLNQRDENPDAEPIDLMVAAARAAADPRVLEAVDSVRVVSLLSWRYRDPGLLLAQRIKADFATTRYTGVGGNTPQSLVNEACRDIQNGRVDVVLIAGAETWRSRTRLRAKGIKPQWTRQDESVPMAEGADDGVPMAGPAEIRIHLDRPAYVYPMFEQALRIAAGESSEEHRRRIGELWAQFSAVAATNPHAWSRDPVPAEQIWQAGPDNRMISWPYPKLMNSNNMVDQAAALVLTSAEKAAHLQIPRDRWIFPHSGTDAHDTYAIGERAEFYTSPAIRIAGRRALQLAGLGIDDVELVDLYSCFPSAVQVAANELGLPIGDTARPLTVTGGLTFAGGPWNNYVTHSIATMAERLATRPGQRGLITANGGYLTKHSFGVYSAEPPAHEFRWEDVQSEVDREPTRAGLVEWSGAGTVETWTTPFSREGSPEKAFLAVRTPEGSRVLAVVTDPAEAAATVADDIAGAKVKVDADGTATML; encoded by the coding sequence ATGGACCCGAGGACACCGGTGTTGGCCGGCTACGGACAACTGAACCAGCGCGACGAGAACCCCGACGCGGAGCCGATCGACCTGATGGTCGCGGCCGCGCGCGCCGCCGCCGATCCGCGGGTGCTCGAAGCCGTCGACTCGGTGCGCGTCGTCAGCCTGCTGTCCTGGCGGTACCGTGATCCGGGACTGCTTCTGGCGCAACGGATCAAAGCCGACTTTGCCACCACACGTTACACCGGAGTCGGCGGCAACACACCGCAGTCACTGGTCAATGAGGCGTGCCGGGACATCCAGAACGGCCGCGTCGACGTCGTCCTGATCGCCGGCGCGGAAACCTGGCGCTCCCGAACCCGGTTGCGGGCCAAGGGCATCAAGCCCCAATGGACTCGCCAGGACGAGTCGGTTCCGATGGCCGAAGGCGCCGACGACGGGGTACCGATGGCCGGACCCGCCGAGATCCGGATCCACCTGGACCGACCGGCCTATGTCTACCCGATGTTCGAGCAGGCTTTGCGGATCGCAGCGGGCGAGTCCAGCGAGGAGCACCGACGTCGGATCGGCGAACTGTGGGCGCAGTTCAGTGCGGTGGCCGCGACCAATCCGCACGCCTGGAGCCGAGACCCGGTGCCGGCGGAGCAGATCTGGCAGGCCGGTCCGGACAACCGGATGATCAGTTGGCCGTACCCGAAGCTGATGAACTCCAACAACATGGTCGACCAGGCGGCGGCGCTCGTCCTCACCTCGGCCGAGAAGGCGGCTCATCTGCAGATTCCCAGGGACCGCTGGATTTTTCCGCACTCGGGCACCGACGCGCACGACACCTACGCGATCGGGGAGCGCGCAGAGTTCTACACCTCGCCTGCCATCCGGATCGCGGGTCGGCGCGCCTTGCAACTGGCAGGGCTGGGCATCGACGACGTCGAGCTTGTCGACCTCTACTCGTGCTTTCCGTCGGCGGTGCAGGTGGCCGCCAACGAACTCGGGCTGCCGATCGGGGACACCGCCAGACCGCTCACGGTCACCGGCGGGCTCACCTTCGCCGGCGGCCCGTGGAACAACTACGTCACCCACTCGATCGCCACCATGGCCGAGCGGCTGGCCACCCGTCCCGGCCAGCGAGGCCTGATCACCGCGAACGGCGGTTACCTCACCAAGCACAGTTTCGGCGTCTACAGCGCCGAACCGCCTGCGCACGAGTTCCGCTGGGAAGACGTGCAATCGGAGGTCGATCGCGAGCCGACCCGCGCCGGGCTGGTGGAGTGGTCCGGGGCTGGCACGGTGGAAACCTGGACGACGCCGTTCAGCCGGGAAGGCTCGCCGGAGAAGGCATTCCTCGCGGTGCGCACGCCCGAGGGCTCGCGCGTGCTGGCCGTCGTCACCGACCCGGCGGAGGCAGCGGCCACGGTCGCCGATGACATCGCCGGCGCCAAGGTCAAGGTCGACGCGGACGGTACCGCCACGATGCTCTAG
- a CDS encoding TIGR03619 family F420-dependent LLM class oxidoreductase encodes MLGFAVPQYGGSARADLARFAKTVEDLGADSLWVGDRLITAVQPSVGYAGSDTIPEQFRTGLDPFVALAVAAAVTSRVRLGSSVFVAPWYPPVQLGRQLTALDVVSNGRLLPGFGIGWSPEEFQAAGAPFRRRGAQLDELLDALHALWTTNPVAHDGERWSIPPSWVDLKPVQQPPPIYLASFTAAGLRRIGARGDGWLPAVNVPGGVFPEMLDRQRRIIDDAARAAGRDPSAIHTYLRVNVAEGTPIERVAEAVRTLAAAGYPDAFVDLMYVAADTDEHLRWAERLLAA; translated from the coding sequence GTGTTGGGATTCGCGGTGCCGCAGTATGGCGGATCCGCGCGCGCCGACCTGGCCCGGTTCGCCAAGACGGTCGAAGACCTCGGCGCGGACAGCCTATGGGTCGGGGACCGGCTCATCACAGCTGTCCAGCCCAGCGTCGGTTACGCGGGTTCCGACACCATTCCCGAGCAGTTCCGCACCGGACTGGATCCGTTCGTCGCGCTGGCGGTGGCGGCCGCCGTCACCAGCCGGGTCCGGTTGGGCAGCAGCGTTTTCGTCGCACCGTGGTATCCGCCGGTGCAGCTGGGCCGCCAACTGACCGCCCTCGACGTGGTCAGTAATGGGCGGCTGCTGCCCGGCTTCGGCATCGGCTGGTCGCCCGAGGAGTTCCAGGCGGCGGGCGCGCCGTTCCGCCGCCGCGGTGCGCAATTGGACGAGCTGCTCGATGCGCTGCACGCCCTGTGGACGACGAATCCGGTGGCTCACGACGGCGAGCGCTGGTCGATCCCGCCGTCGTGGGTCGACCTCAAGCCGGTGCAACAGCCGCCGCCCATCTACCTCGCCTCGTTCACAGCGGCCGGCCTGAGGCGGATCGGCGCGCGCGGCGACGGATGGCTGCCCGCGGTCAACGTGCCCGGCGGGGTGTTCCCGGAGATGCTCGACCGCCAGCGCCGCATCATCGACGACGCCGCCCGCGCGGCTGGCCGCGATCCGTCGGCCATCCACACCTACCTTCGTGTCAACGTCGCCGAGGGCACGCCGATCGAGCGCGTCGCCGAGGCGGTGCGGACGCTCGCCGCCGCCGGCTACCCCGACGCGTTCGTCGACCTGATGTACGTGGCCGCCGACACCGACGAGCACCTGCGCTGGGCCGAACGGCTGCTGGCCGCATGA
- a CDS encoding DUF72 domain-containing protein produces MIRIGTSGWSYDHWTDVLYPAGTPVAKRLARYVEEFDTVELNASFYRWPKDSAFAGWRQRLPEGFTMSVKAQRGLTHYRRLREPEPWIERFDRCWTLLGDRSEALLVQLHPELERDDARLEYFLKLMPDRIPVAMELRHPSWDDPAVYETLARHGAAYVIMSGARLRCVPLATSELVYIRMHGPDQDSMYAGSYPDDELRRWAERILAWDREGRRVLVYFNNDLGGHAVRNAQTLRAMVTD; encoded by the coding sequence ATGATCCGGATCGGCACGTCGGGCTGGTCGTATGACCATTGGACCGACGTGCTGTACCCCGCCGGTACACCGGTGGCCAAGCGACTTGCCCGCTACGTCGAGGAGTTCGACACCGTCGAACTGAACGCCAGCTTCTACCGGTGGCCGAAGGACTCGGCGTTCGCCGGGTGGCGCCAACGACTGCCCGAAGGCTTCACGATGTCGGTCAAGGCCCAACGCGGGCTGACGCACTACCGGCGGCTGCGGGAGCCGGAGCCGTGGATCGAGCGGTTCGACCGGTGCTGGACCCTGCTGGGCGACCGCAGCGAGGCGCTGCTGGTGCAACTGCATCCGGAGTTGGAACGCGACGACGCCCGCCTGGAGTACTTCTTGAAGCTGATGCCCGATCGGATCCCGGTGGCGATGGAGCTGCGGCATCCCTCCTGGGACGACCCGGCGGTGTACGAGACGTTGGCACGTCACGGAGCCGCGTACGTCATCATGAGCGGTGCGCGGCTGCGCTGCGTTCCGCTGGCGACCAGTGAGCTGGTGTACATCAGGATGCACGGCCCCGACCAGGATTCGATGTACGCGGGCTCCTATCCCGACGACGAGCTCCGGCGCTGGGCGGAGCGGATCCTGGCGTGGGACCGGGAAGGCAGACGTGTCCTGGTGTATTTCAACAACGACCTGGGCGGCCACGCGGTGCGCAATGCGCAGACGCTTCGAGCCATGGTGACCGACTGA
- a CDS encoding phosphoketolase family protein, with protein sequence MTAQALSPTLSDDELSLIDAYWRAANYLSVGQIYLLDNPLLREPLAPQHVKPRLLGHWGTTPGLNLVYAHLNRIIRNRDANVIYITGPGHGGPGLVANAYLEGTYSEVYSGISEDTEGLRKLFRQFSFPGGIPSHVASETPGSIHEGGELGYALVHAYGAAFDNPDLVVACVIGDGEAETGPLAASWHSNKFLNPVTDGAVLPILHLNGYKIANPTVLARIPQEELESLLFGYGYRPITVAGPDSADPANVHQQLATALDEAFDQIAAIQRAARLDGEAGRPLWPMIVLRTPKGWTGPREVDGKKVEGTWRSHQVPLSGTHTNPEHRAQLEDWLRSYRPEDLFGDDGALRPELRAIAPKGQRRMSANPHANGGLLLRDLDLPAFADYAVAVDQPASESAEATRVLGTFLRDVIARNADRFRLMGPDETASNRLSATLEATDKAWQAEIWPDDENLGPEGRVMEVLSEHLCQGWLEGYLLTGRHGLFNCYEAFVHIIDSMLNQHAKWLSSSRELSWRRPIASLNYLLTSHVWRQDHNGASHQDPGFIDHVANKRPEVVRVYLPPDANTLLSVADHCLRSRHYVNVIVAGKQPALTYLDMDSAIAHCTRGLGIWEWASSGSGDPDVVLACAGDIPTLETVAAADILRRRLPELKVRVVNVVDIMRLQPDSEHPHGLSDREFDSIFTTDKPVIFAYHGYPWLIHRLTYRHANHDQLHVRGYKERGTTTTPFDMVMLNDLDRFHLVMDVIDRVDGLGSSAAGLRQEMADARLAARRYTREHGEDDPAISEWTWDPDYRAPSLSQDSLSENDR encoded by the coding sequence ATGACCGCCCAGGCACTGTCCCCTACGTTGTCCGACGATGAACTCTCGCTGATCGACGCGTACTGGCGCGCGGCGAACTATCTGTCCGTCGGACAGATCTACCTGCTGGACAATCCGTTGCTGCGGGAGCCGCTCGCGCCGCAGCACGTCAAGCCCCGGCTGCTCGGCCACTGGGGTACCACGCCAGGGCTCAACCTCGTCTACGCGCACTTGAACCGCATCATCCGCAACCGCGACGCCAACGTCATCTACATCACCGGACCGGGGCACGGCGGCCCCGGCCTGGTCGCGAACGCTTACCTGGAAGGCACCTACAGCGAGGTGTACTCGGGCATCTCCGAGGACACCGAAGGTCTGCGAAAGTTGTTCCGGCAGTTCTCCTTCCCCGGCGGCATCCCCAGTCACGTGGCGTCGGAGACGCCAGGGTCGATCCACGAGGGCGGCGAGCTCGGCTATGCGCTGGTGCACGCGTACGGCGCGGCGTTCGACAACCCCGATCTGGTGGTGGCCTGTGTGATCGGCGACGGTGAGGCCGAAACCGGCCCGCTGGCGGCGAGCTGGCATTCGAACAAGTTCCTCAACCCCGTCACCGACGGTGCCGTGCTGCCCATCCTGCACCTGAACGGATACAAGATCGCCAATCCGACGGTGCTCGCGCGCATCCCGCAGGAGGAACTCGAGTCGCTGCTGTTCGGCTACGGCTACCGGCCCATCACAGTGGCAGGCCCGGATTCTGCTGACCCGGCCAACGTGCACCAGCAATTGGCCACCGCGCTCGACGAGGCGTTCGACCAGATCGCTGCGATCCAGCGGGCCGCCCGCCTGGATGGTGAGGCCGGCCGCCCGCTGTGGCCGATGATCGTGTTACGGACTCCGAAGGGCTGGACCGGTCCGCGAGAGGTCGACGGCAAGAAGGTCGAAGGCACCTGGCGGTCGCATCAGGTGCCGCTGTCGGGCACCCACACCAATCCCGAACACCGTGCGCAGCTTGAGGATTGGCTCCGCAGCTACCGACCCGAGGACCTGTTCGGCGACGACGGTGCGCTGCGGCCGGAACTGCGTGCGATCGCGCCGAAAGGGCAGCGGCGGATGAGCGCCAACCCGCACGCCAACGGCGGGCTGCTGCTCAGGGATCTCGACCTGCCCGCGTTCGCCGATTACGCGGTGGCGGTCGATCAGCCCGCCTCCGAGTCGGCCGAGGCCACACGGGTGCTCGGCACGTTCCTGCGTGACGTCATCGCCCGCAACGCCGACCGGTTCCGGTTGATGGGACCCGACGAGACCGCATCGAACCGGCTGTCGGCCACCCTCGAGGCGACCGACAAGGCGTGGCAGGCCGAAATCTGGCCCGACGACGAGAATCTCGGGCCGGAGGGCCGGGTGATGGAGGTGTTGTCCGAGCACCTCTGCCAGGGCTGGCTCGAGGGTTACCTGTTGACCGGCAGGCACGGGCTCTTCAACTGCTACGAGGCGTTCGTCCACATCATCGACTCGATGCTCAACCAGCACGCCAAATGGCTCTCCAGCAGCCGGGAGCTGTCGTGGCGGCGCCCGATCGCGTCGCTGAATTACCTTCTGACATCGCATGTCTGGCGCCAGGACCACAACGGCGCCTCGCACCAGGACCCCGGTTTCATCGACCATGTCGCCAACAAGCGGCCAGAGGTCGTGCGCGTCTACCTGCCGCCCGATGCCAACACGCTGTTGTCGGTGGCCGACCACTGCCTGCGCAGCCGGCACTACGTCAACGTGATCGTCGCCGGTAAGCAACCGGCGCTGACCTATCTGGACATGGACTCCGCGATCGCGCACTGCACCCGGGGGCTCGGAATCTGGGAGTGGGCGAGCAGCGGCAGCGGGGATCCGGACGTGGTGCTCGCGTGCGCCGGTGACATCCCGACCCTGGAAACGGTGGCCGCCGCCGACATCCTGCGCCGGCGATTGCCCGAGCTGAAGGTCCGGGTGGTCAACGTCGTCGACATCATGCGGTTGCAGCCCGACTCCGAACATCCACACGGACTGTCCGATCGGGAGTTCGATTCCATCTTCACCACGGACAAGCCGGTCATCTTCGCCTACCACGGCTACCCGTGGCTGATCCACCGGCTGACCTACCGCCACGCCAACCACGACCAACTGCATGTGCGCGGCTACAAGGAGCGTGGTACCACGACGACGCCGTTCGACATGGTGATGCTCAACGACCTCGACAGGTTCCACCTCGTCATGGACGTCATCGACCGCGTCGACGGGCTGGGCAGCAGCGCGGCCGGTTTGCGTCAGGAAATGGCCGACGCCCGCCTGGCGGCCCGGCGCTACACCCGTGAGCACGGAGAGGACGATCCGGCGATCTCGGAGTGGACCTGGGACCCCGACTACCGCGCCCCCTCGCTCTCGCAGGATTCGCTCAGCGAGAACGACCGCTAG
- a CDS encoding TfoX/Sxy family protein encodes MAYDEDLADRIRELLSGVRGVEEKPMFGGLAFLINGNMAVAASGQGGLMVRVPPDDTSKLLSRDHVAPMVMAGRETRGWLRVSDDGIRTKRQLQSWVGRGLDYARSLPPK; translated from the coding sequence ATGGCCTACGACGAGGACCTGGCCGACCGCATCCGAGAACTCCTCAGCGGCGTCCGTGGAGTCGAGGAGAAGCCGATGTTCGGCGGGTTGGCGTTCCTGATCAACGGCAACATGGCGGTGGCGGCCAGCGGCCAGGGCGGCCTGATGGTGCGGGTGCCACCCGACGACACCTCGAAGCTGCTGTCGCGTGACCACGTCGCACCAATGGTGATGGCGGGTAGGGAAACCCGAGGATGGCTGCGGGTGTCCGACGACGGGATCCGGACCAAACGCCAGCTGCAGTCCTGGGTGGGCCGCGGACTCGACTACGCCAGAAGTTTGCCGCCGAAATAG
- a CDS encoding endonuclease encodes MEAAARKKLVANLLRHAGTTYAQEAGIRLADRPMPLFQLLTLCMLASKPIDASIAVAAAHELFSAGIRTPKAALEADRTAMIHAFGRAHYVRYDESSATRLTDIASTVVDEYGGDLRKLAEASSHDVTALTRLLKQFKGIGDTGADIFLREVQDVWTWVRPYFDKRAVSAAKKLGLPAGTEELAALAPRRNAKLAAALVRVSLDDELRDTVSARE; translated from the coding sequence ATGGAGGCCGCGGCACGCAAGAAGTTGGTAGCGAACCTGCTGAGACATGCGGGCACCACCTATGCGCAGGAGGCGGGTATCCGGCTGGCGGACAGACCCATGCCGCTCTTTCAGCTGCTGACCCTGTGCATGCTGGCCAGCAAGCCGATCGACGCCTCGATCGCTGTGGCGGCCGCGCACGAGCTGTTCAGCGCGGGCATCCGCACACCCAAGGCCGCCCTCGAAGCAGACCGCACCGCGATGATCCATGCGTTCGGGCGCGCCCACTACGTCCGGTACGACGAAAGCTCGGCAACCCGGCTGACCGACATCGCCTCCACCGTCGTCGACGAGTACGGCGGGGATCTGCGCAAGCTCGCGGAGGCCAGCAGCCACGACGTGACGGCTTTGACGCGGTTGTTGAAGCAGTTCAAGGGCATCGGCGACACCGGCGCGGACATCTTCCTGCGCGAGGTCCAGGACGTCTGGACCTGGGTCCGGCCGTACTTCGACAAGCGGGCCGTCTCGGCAGCCAAAAAGCTCGGATTGCCAGCCGGGACCGAGGAACTCGCCGCGCTGGCCCCGCGTAGGAACGCGAAACTCGCCGCGGCGCTGGTCAGGGTGTCGCTCGACGACGAGTTACGCGACACCGTGTCGGCACGTGAATGA